The genomic segment GGTTCATCCAGAATCCACAGCGGGGCATCACTCAACCACAAACGCGCCAGCGCCACTCGACGATGCTGACCCGCTGAGAGTTGAGCTACCGGTACATCTTCGTATCCCACCAGACCAACTTGTGATAGTGCGCTCCAGATGGCATCGGGATCTTTTTTACCGGAAGATTTCTGAAAGAATGAAAGATTTTCAAACGGCGTTAATACCGCCTTAACGCCAGCCTGATGGCCAATATAAAGAAGAGAGTGATTATAACGATCGCGATTACGGCGTGTTGATTCCCCCTGCCAGAGGATATCACCGCCATCACTGCTGGCTAATCCTGCAAGAATGCGTAACAGGCTGGTTTTCCCTGCACCGTTAGGCCCTTCAATCTGGACCAGCTCTCCGGGATGAATAGCAAAACTCAGCCCGGTAAACAGAGCTCTTTCATCACGGATACAATTCAGTCCTTGCGCTTCCAGCATCGTATTACACATAACTCTCAATTGGTAAAAATTGGCTTTATCATATCACAGCCTTTTAGCGGCTCGTAGCTTCGCACCGAGCGGTTAGGTACCTAATTGTGGGTAAAATACGGTCTCAGATCAAACACTGAATGGGAAACTCAGAAGAATGTGAACTACATCTAAAAACCACCAATCACAGAAATAGGAGAATAAAATGCTAAATAGTAATTTTAGTCTGATTTAAACCAAAACTGGGTCAACCTGTCACTAATTGACCAAACGCACTTAACAGTGCTGAATCTCAGAATAAAAATAGGTATACTGCTGCCCTTGCATAAGTCCCCGTAGTTAAATGGATATAATGAGCCCCTCCTAAGGGCTAGTTACAGGTTCGATTCCTGTCGGGGACGCCATTTCGATGCGAATCCATATCAGCCTACATCAATAAAATCATTCCATCAGGCTCAGGAATCAATATAAATTACCATCCCTAAGCAGGGAT from the Limnobaculum zhutongyuii genome contains:
- the ccmA gene encoding cytochrome c biogenesis heme-transporting ATPase CcmA, producing the protein MLEAQGLNCIRDERALFTGLSFAIHPGELVQIEGPNGAGKTSLLRILAGLASSDGGDILWQGESTRRNRDRYNHSLLYIGHQAGVKAVLTPFENLSFFQKSSGKKDPDAIWSALSQVGLVGYEDVPVAQLSAGQHRRVALARLWLSDAPLWILDEPLTAIDKQGVEHLTRLFEQHAEKVGIVILTTHQDMMSTRCPIRKIKLDGGVWR